Proteins encoded within one genomic window of Streptomyces kaniharaensis:
- a CDS encoding ISL3 family transposase: MSVADLLAILFPQFALLSVDFIRPVGRSVRVHARGRAPGAECPGCARWSGRVHSSYERRVSDTAVSGQELVLHLRVRRFFCDSDDCGRRTFAEQIPGLTFRYGRCTVPLRKLREAVALALGGRAGARLAEHLSVGIGRDALIRLIRALPDPATGRVRVLGVDDFALRKGHHYGTVLIDIEGRRPVEVLPERSADALAHWLTEHPGVEVICRDRAAYYAEGATRGAGTATQVADRYHLWANLGDAAERLVARLRPQWVPPAPDKEKVALPEGPRARRTRERHAAVHALMDRGMGHSQIVAELHLDPKTVRKFMRAATADELIGAGPSGGRQTSLQGHTAYLIARFNEGCHSALRLHRELTERGLAVSERTIRRFVYRLRENAKPTTCPPVPKVREVTGLILTRPDHRSEEQQVLLKELRLRCRELGDACDLISRFASILVNRRGQEELEQWTADAQASTMPELRGFATGLRKDWDAVMAGLTLRWNSGPVEGHVNRIKMLKRQMFGRAKLDLLRKRVLLAS; the protein is encoded by the coding sequence GTGTCTGTCGCTGATCTTCTGGCCATCCTGTTCCCCCAGTTCGCGCTGCTGAGCGTGGACTTCATCAGGCCGGTTGGCCGGTCGGTACGAGTGCATGCCCGGGGTCGGGCGCCGGGGGCGGAGTGCCCGGGCTGCGCGAGGTGGTCCGGGCGTGTCCACAGCAGCTACGAGCGGCGGGTCAGCGACACGGCGGTCTCCGGCCAGGAGCTGGTGCTTCACCTGCGGGTTCGCCGGTTCTTCTGCGACAGCGACGACTGCGGGCGGCGGACCTTCGCCGAGCAGATCCCCGGCCTGACGTTCCGCTATGGGCGGTGCACGGTGCCGCTGCGGAAGCTCCGCGAGGCCGTCGCTCTCGCACTCGGCGGCCGAGCCGGAGCTCGCCTGGCCGAGCACCTGTCAGTCGGGATCGGTCGGGACGCCCTGATACGCCTGATCCGCGCACTACCAGACCCGGCCACCGGACGGGTCCGCGTGCTCGGCGTCGACGACTTCGCCCTGCGCAAGGGCCACCACTACGGCACCGTCCTGATCGACATCGAAGGTCGCCGTCCCGTCGAGGTCCTGCCCGAGCGGTCCGCCGACGCCCTGGCCCACTGGCTCACCGAGCACCCCGGCGTCGAGGTGATCTGCCGTGACCGGGCTGCCTACTACGCCGAGGGCGCGACCCGCGGTGCCGGCACCGCGACGCAGGTCGCGGACAGGTACCACCTCTGGGCGAACCTCGGCGATGCGGCCGAGCGGCTGGTCGCCCGCCTGCGCCCGCAGTGGGTCCCGCCCGCGCCAGACAAGGAGAAGGTGGCGCTGCCCGAAGGACCGCGGGCCCGGCGCACTCGTGAGCGCCACGCCGCCGTCCACGCGCTGATGGACAGGGGTATGGGGCACAGCCAGATCGTCGCCGAACTGCACCTGGACCCGAAGACGGTACGGAAGTTCATGAGGGCCGCCACTGCAGACGAGCTGATCGGCGCGGGGCCTTCGGGCGGTCGGCAGACCAGTTTGCAGGGCCACACCGCCTACCTGATCGCCCGGTTCAACGAGGGCTGCCACAGCGCACTTCGGCTCCATCGTGAACTCACCGAGCGCGGCCTGGCCGTCAGCGAGCGCACGATACGACGCTTCGTGTACAGGCTGCGCGAGAACGCCAAGCCGACCACCTGCCCGCCGGTCCCCAAGGTCCGCGAGGTGACTGGACTGATCCTCACCCGCCCCGACCACCGGTCCGAGGAACAGCAAGTCCTCCTGAAGGAACTACGTCTCCGCTGCAGGGAGTTGGGCGACGCGTGTGACCTCATCTCCCGGTTCGCCTCGATCCTCGTGAACCGGCGCGGCCAGGAGGAACTCGAACAGTGGACGGCAGACGCTCAGGCGAGCACCATGCCCGAGCTGCGAGGCTTCGCTACCGGCTTGCGCAAGGACTGGGACGCGGTCATGGCCGGCCTCACGCTCCGCTGGAACTCAGGCCCGGTCGAGGGTCACGTCAACCGGATCAAGATGCTCAAGAGGCAGATGTTCGGACGCGCCAAGCTCGACCTCCTGCGCAAGCGTGTACTCCTCGCGTCCTGA
- a CDS encoding alpha/beta hydrolase gives MRVVFVHGACVRDGSWWWHRTAELLQERGVPSVAPALPSCGEAGLPGGVGGPGLSEDVTAVRQALLGSDEPTVVVAHSYGGIVTAEAAAGIGSVRHLVLVSSYLPEVGQSLSEFGDGSPAPFLDVDTDAGTFGVRPELLVNTFLQDCDPEIQAQAADHLARQSVQVTGQPVGAAAWRQVPSTYLVCAQDRGTPPHLQREFARRAGGVVELDAGHHPFLSQPAAVRDLLLSL, from the coding sequence ATGAGGGTCGTGTTCGTACATGGGGCATGTGTGCGGGACGGGTCGTGGTGGTGGCACCGCACCGCCGAGCTGCTGCAGGAGCGAGGGGTGCCGAGCGTGGCCCCGGCGCTGCCGAGCTGCGGCGAGGCGGGCCTGCCCGGTGGCGTCGGCGGGCCGGGGCTTTCCGAGGACGTCACGGCGGTGCGGCAGGCGCTGCTGGGCAGCGACGAGCCGACCGTTGTGGTCGCCCACAGCTACGGCGGCATCGTCACCGCGGAAGCCGCTGCGGGTATCGGGTCGGTACGCCACCTGGTGCTGGTCTCCAGCTACCTGCCCGAGGTCGGGCAGAGCCTGTCGGAGTTCGGGGACGGCAGCCCCGCCCCGTTTCTCGACGTCGACACCGACGCCGGCACCTTCGGGGTTCGCCCCGAGTTGCTCGTGAACACGTTCCTGCAGGACTGCGACCCCGAGATCCAGGCGCAGGCGGCGGACCATCTCGCCCGGCAGAGCGTGCAGGTGACCGGGCAGCCGGTCGGGGCGGCCGCATGGCGGCAGGTGCCCTCGACCTACCTCGTCTGCGCCCAGGACCGGGGCACCCCGCCGCACCTCCAGCGCGAGTTCGCCCGCCGGGCCGGCGGCGTCGTCGAACTCGACGCCGGCCACCACCCGTTCCTGTCCCAGCCTGCCGCGGTCCGTGACCTGCTGCTGAGCCTGTGA
- a CDS encoding ATP-binding protein, whose translation MTATDEPLFGRDTELARLADLLTRARQGYGAAVLVEGEPGSGKTTLVEALEAQARPAGCTVLRGCCDEAAVDFPLLPVLDALGVHRRGEDVARAEIRQLLRVGAGANQDAIPALVERLLDLVETACAAGPVVLTVDDLQWADDTSAVWWQRLARCAGELPLLLIGAVRSRADSPAVDALRRGHTRRQGPTLRLGPLAPAALTALATHRLGAAPGPRLSRLLLATGGSPLCAVEILAHVGRENLLQPGADGQALDLTKELAGATLAGAVRNRISHLSPEQREFLQTLSVLGPEFGTDQALAVLDGSARELAPLFATTQGVGLLAQHGTVTAFRNPLLQEQLYEEIPLPLRARLHTQAAERLEAAGAPLDRVLQQLTKAAAGSDSYAPQGSWAHGWLHEHTEALVNRTPAVAVELLSPLVDPAAPGGPVHLAVLTALQRLQRHDEVEAHCRRLLDSAADPETIGQAGYQLAVCLQRGARFAEANDLTDRLFGRGDLPPKWRAALHAVRSTTEDNVGRQEAAEHHAELAITLGRSCEAWFAVGLGGWYSAQFAASADPHLALRRYDEAVDALRRDPSQRFMLTIALGGRLGLLHWLDRTADLADTVDSMRRLIGANGGVAPFVTTMNLAELRYHQGRWDELLADTEHLTEQSPAENWQLYTLHGMLAVVAAHRGDEAALRRHLDKCADMPQEEGYLLDFGQWTRLARAVAADRAGEPGRAVAALLEFHRPELMHQQRLRFHLLPHLVRFALAAGERATAADAARLCRAQAEPRPVAHWQHAAAHCAAMLADDAATLLDVAAYYQRTERPLEHAQTLQDAARAFTAVGDHQAAEAATAQAAAACHRLGIPSGVDAPAKQPDRGWESLTATEQRIARLAARARSNPQIAAELNLPRRTVQTHVSRILTKLQLRSRVEIPLHVPADAR comes from the coding sequence ATGACGGCAACCGACGAACCGCTGTTCGGCCGTGACACGGAGCTGGCCCGCCTGGCGGACCTGCTCACCCGCGCCCGCCAGGGCTACGGCGCCGCCGTGTTGGTCGAGGGCGAGCCCGGCAGCGGCAAGACCACGCTGGTGGAGGCGCTCGAAGCACAGGCGCGGCCGGCCGGCTGCACGGTGCTGCGCGGCTGCTGCGACGAGGCCGCCGTCGATTTCCCGCTGCTGCCGGTGCTCGACGCGCTGGGCGTGCACCGCCGCGGCGAGGACGTCGCCCGCGCGGAGATCCGTCAGTTGCTACGCGTGGGCGCGGGAGCGAACCAGGACGCCATCCCCGCCCTGGTCGAGCGGCTGCTGGACCTGGTGGAGACCGCCTGTGCGGCCGGACCGGTGGTGCTCACCGTCGACGACCTCCAGTGGGCCGACGACACCAGCGCCGTGTGGTGGCAGCGGCTCGCGCGCTGTGCCGGCGAGCTTCCCCTGCTGCTGATCGGCGCGGTGCGCAGCAGGGCCGACTCCCCCGCCGTGGACGCGCTGCGCCGCGGCCACACCAGACGCCAGGGCCCGACGCTGCGTCTGGGCCCGCTCGCCCCGGCCGCGCTGACCGCACTCGCCACCCACCGGCTGGGCGCCGCCCCGGGCCCGAGGCTCTCCCGGCTGCTGCTGGCCACCGGCGGCAGCCCGCTCTGCGCGGTCGAGATCCTCGCCCACGTCGGCCGGGAGAACCTGCTCCAGCCGGGCGCGGACGGCCAGGCCCTCGACCTCACCAAGGAACTGGCCGGCGCCACGCTGGCCGGCGCGGTCCGCAACCGGATCAGCCATCTCAGCCCGGAGCAGCGCGAGTTCCTGCAGACCCTCAGCGTGCTCGGTCCGGAGTTCGGCACTGATCAGGCGCTGGCCGTGCTGGACGGCTCGGCCCGCGAGCTGGCCCCGCTGTTCGCCACGACGCAGGGCGTCGGCCTGCTCGCCCAGCACGGGACGGTGACCGCGTTCCGCAATCCACTGCTCCAGGAACAGCTGTACGAGGAGATCCCGCTCCCGCTGCGGGCCCGGCTGCACACCCAGGCGGCCGAGCGGCTGGAGGCCGCCGGCGCCCCGCTCGACCGCGTGCTGCAACAGCTGACCAAGGCCGCCGCCGGGTCGGACTCGTATGCCCCGCAAGGCAGTTGGGCCCACGGCTGGCTGCACGAGCACACCGAGGCGCTGGTCAACCGCACGCCCGCGGTCGCCGTCGAGCTACTGTCCCCGCTGGTCGATCCGGCGGCACCGGGCGGCCCGGTGCACCTGGCCGTCCTCACAGCGCTGCAACGCCTGCAGCGGCACGATGAGGTGGAGGCGCACTGCCGGCGGCTGCTGGACTCCGCCGCCGACCCCGAAACGATCGGCCAGGCCGGCTACCAGCTCGCGGTCTGCCTTCAGCGCGGGGCACGGTTCGCCGAGGCGAACGACCTAACCGACCGGCTGTTCGGCCGCGGCGACCTCCCACCGAAGTGGCGCGCGGCGCTCCATGCCGTCCGCAGCACGACTGAGGACAACGTGGGCCGCCAGGAGGCGGCGGAGCACCACGCCGAGCTGGCGATCACGCTGGGCCGGTCCTGCGAGGCCTGGTTCGCCGTCGGTCTCGGCGGCTGGTACAGCGCGCAGTTCGCGGCATCGGCCGACCCGCATCTGGCGCTGCGCCGGTACGACGAAGCCGTCGACGCGCTGCGCCGCGACCCGTCGCAGCGCTTCATGCTGACCATCGCGCTGGGCGGCCGGCTCGGTCTGCTCCACTGGCTCGACCGCACCGCCGATCTCGCCGACACCGTCGACTCGATGCGCCGCCTGATCGGGGCCAACGGCGGCGTCGCGCCGTTCGTCACCACCATGAACCTGGCCGAACTCCGGTACCACCAGGGCCGCTGGGACGAACTCCTGGCGGACACCGAGCACCTGACCGAGCAGAGCCCGGCCGAGAACTGGCAGCTCTACACGCTGCACGGGATGCTGGCCGTGGTCGCGGCCCACCGCGGCGACGAGGCGGCGCTTCGCCGGCACCTCGACAAGTGCGCGGACATGCCGCAGGAGGAGGGGTACCTGCTCGACTTCGGACAGTGGACGAGGCTGGCGCGGGCGGTGGCGGCGGACCGGGCCGGGGAGCCCGGCCGGGCGGTGGCCGCTCTGCTGGAGTTCCACCGCCCCGAGCTGATGCACCAGCAGCGGCTGCGCTTCCACCTGCTGCCCCACCTGGTGCGGTTCGCGCTGGCCGCCGGAGAGCGGGCCACCGCCGCCGACGCCGCCCGGCTGTGCCGGGCCCAGGCGGAGCCCCGCCCGGTTGCGCACTGGCAGCACGCCGCCGCGCACTGCGCGGCCATGCTCGCCGACGACGCGGCCACCCTGCTCGACGTGGCGGCGTACTACCAGCGCACCGAGCGACCGTTGGAACACGCCCAGACCTTGCAGGACGCGGCGCGCGCGTTCACGGCCGTCGGCGACCATCAGGCGGCCGAGGCTGCCACGGCCCAAGCGGCCGCCGCCTGCCACCGGCTCGGCATCCCGAGCGGCGTGGACGCCCCGGCAAAACAGCCCGACCGCGGCTGGGAGTCCCTGACCGCCACCGAGCAGCGGATCGCCCGGCTGGCCGCGCGGGCCAGGTCGAACCCGCAGATCGCGGCGGAACTCAACCTGCCGCGTCGGACCGTCCAGACCCACGTCTCACGAATCCTCACCAAGCTCCAGCTGCGCTCCCGGGTGGAGATCCCGCTGCACGTCCCGGCCGACGCCCGGTAG
- a CDS encoding ATP-binding protein has translation MDADSILPERRPGRAADAAALFGRERETAALRDRLARARSGSGGGVLLTGEAGAGVTGLVEHCLAEPVGAGVQVWRGEADELDRRLPLLPFLECRTAGGRALYRSSPDLAELARSAGGAVSVAATSGLLLEAVEEQCARGPLVLVIDHAQWLDDASVAAWRRLARAAGDLPLLLVACVRQGQWSRPVDSLVVAGRLDGDVIELGPLAPDAILALARHRLGAAPGERLVRLLSQVGGNPRYLLELLDVLDRQGLLRRTATAVEVVEGETEPAFTELAALRLAELSPGAAQAVREAALLGRRTRVSDLATVTGQPATALLAGVREAVSAGLLAETETGLSFRHPVLWRGIRENVPAVLRWSMHADAARRLAEAGADAGQVAEHLERAGPVLSRWAVGWVRQQASVLVEQAPQVAVPVLRAAAGGEQLDDRDTALQAALARAMLRTRRYTQALELARDILASADDPVLTSELAWDLARSLHLVGGHTEAGRLCAEQLARDGVPLALRARLGACLVYALVVPGEPVPARLAAAEAAAEAAARASGDHWALAGLALCRAVAARANGPAERALALLKEADGLLGGSEDGRPELHAVVLSELADLLGELDRRTESDAAQARARASAARSRTHDGRWTAVAGFALHMRNGDWSLGGDELAELCRPDEPQPMLSAHCALAVQQAVCAEPEAASEQLRRAQQIAGGRAVGRAATLLRVAEAMEAERAGEPDRALRALEGELTAGRVAGAAYRLLWCPRAVRHALDCGHRELTERFVEFARQTAAVEPVPHRAWLLAWCEALVAVDPTELGAVAEYLRSAGRRTQLAWALEDLAAARAATGRIAEARPALAEALELYRGMGALAEARRAEHRLRATGVDAVVRHRAGRRRAAAGWEALTPTELTVARLVGQGLSNPETAARLGVSARTVQTHVSSILTKLGATSRVAIARELALRAEGPGAR, from the coding sequence TTGGACGCCGATTCCATCCTGCCGGAGCGCCGGCCGGGCCGCGCGGCCGACGCCGCCGCCCTGTTCGGCCGGGAGCGCGAGACGGCCGCGCTGCGGGACCGGCTGGCCCGGGCCCGGAGCGGTTCCGGCGGCGGAGTGCTCCTGACCGGCGAGGCCGGTGCGGGCGTGACCGGCCTGGTGGAGCACTGCCTGGCCGAGCCCGTCGGGGCCGGCGTGCAGGTCTGGCGCGGCGAGGCGGACGAGCTCGACCGGCGGCTGCCGCTGCTGCCCTTCCTGGAGTGCCGGACGGCGGGTGGCCGGGCGCTCTACCGCTCCAGCCCAGACCTGGCCGAGCTGGCCCGCAGCGCCGGCGGCGCGGTGTCGGTGGCCGCGACCAGCGGTCTGCTGCTGGAAGCGGTCGAGGAGCAGTGCGCGCGGGGGCCGCTGGTCCTGGTGATCGACCACGCGCAGTGGCTGGACGACGCCTCCGTCGCGGCCTGGCGCCGGCTGGCCCGGGCCGCCGGGGACCTGCCGCTGCTGTTGGTGGCCTGCGTGCGGCAGGGGCAGTGGTCCCGGCCGGTGGATTCCCTGGTGGTGGCCGGCCGGCTGGACGGTGACGTGATCGAACTCGGCCCGCTCGCACCGGACGCCATCCTGGCGCTGGCCCGCCACCGGCTGGGCGCCGCGCCGGGCGAGCGCCTCGTCCGGCTGCTGTCGCAGGTCGGCGGCAACCCCCGCTACCTGCTGGAACTCCTCGACGTCCTGGACCGGCAGGGCCTGCTGCGCCGTACCGCGACCGCGGTCGAGGTCGTCGAGGGCGAGACCGAACCGGCCTTCACGGAGCTGGCCGCACTCCGGCTCGCGGAGCTCTCGCCGGGCGCGGCGCAGGCCGTCCGGGAAGCGGCGCTGCTCGGGCGGCGCACCCGGGTCTCGGACCTCGCGACCGTCACCGGGCAGCCCGCGACCGCCCTGCTGGCCGGGGTACGGGAGGCCGTCTCGGCGGGGCTGCTGGCGGAGACCGAGACGGGCCTGAGTTTCCGTCACCCGGTGCTCTGGCGCGGCATCCGCGAGAACGTCCCGGCGGTGCTGCGCTGGTCGATGCACGCCGACGCGGCGCGTCGGCTGGCCGAGGCCGGCGCCGACGCCGGCCAGGTCGCCGAGCACCTGGAGCGGGCCGGGCCGGTGCTGAGCCGGTGGGCCGTCGGCTGGGTCCGCCAACAGGCGTCCGTGCTGGTCGAGCAGGCGCCGCAGGTCGCCGTACCGGTGCTGCGCGCGGCGGCCGGAGGGGAACAGCTCGACGACCGGGACACGGCGCTGCAGGCCGCGCTGGCCCGGGCCATGCTGCGCACCCGGCGCTACACCCAGGCGCTGGAACTGGCCCGCGACATCCTCGCCTCCGCCGACGACCCGGTGCTGACATCCGAGCTGGCCTGGGACCTCGCCCGCAGCCTCCACCTGGTTGGCGGCCACACCGAGGCCGGCCGGCTGTGCGCGGAGCAGCTCGCCAGAGACGGCGTTCCGCTCGCACTGCGCGCCCGGCTCGGGGCCTGCCTGGTCTACGCGCTCGTGGTGCCCGGCGAGCCCGTCCCGGCTCGGCTCGCCGCCGCCGAGGCCGCCGCCGAGGCCGCGGCGCGCGCGTCCGGCGACCACTGGGCGCTGGCCGGACTGGCGCTCTGCCGGGCCGTCGCGGCCCGGGCGAACGGCCCGGCCGAGCGGGCTCTGGCGCTGCTGAAGGAGGCCGACGGCCTGCTGGGCGGCAGCGAGGACGGCCGGCCCGAGCTGCACGCGGTGGTGCTCTCCGAACTGGCCGACCTGCTGGGCGAGCTGGACCGGCGGACGGAATCGGACGCCGCGCAGGCGCGCGCCAGGGCCTCGGCCGCACGCTCGCGCACCCATGACGGGCGCTGGACGGCCGTGGCGGGCTTCGCCCTCCATATGCGCAACGGCGACTGGTCCCTCGGCGGGGACGAACTCGCCGAACTGTGCCGCCCGGACGAGCCGCAGCCGATGCTCAGCGCGCACTGCGCCCTTGCCGTCCAGCAGGCCGTCTGCGCCGAGCCGGAGGCCGCGTCCGAGCAGCTGCGCCGCGCCCAGCAGATCGCCGGCGGCCGGGCGGTGGGCCGGGCCGCGACGCTGCTCCGGGTCGCCGAGGCGATGGAGGCCGAGCGCGCGGGCGAACCCGACCGGGCACTGCGGGCGCTGGAGGGCGAGCTGACCGCGGGGCGCGTGGCGGGCGCGGCGTACCGGCTGCTCTGGTGCCCCCGGGCGGTACGGCACGCTCTGGACTGCGGGCACCGCGAACTCACCGAGCGGTTCGTCGAGTTCGCCCGGCAGACGGCGGCCGTGGAGCCGGTGCCGCACCGGGCCTGGCTGCTGGCCTGGTGCGAGGCGCTGGTCGCGGTGGACCCGACCGAGCTGGGTGCCGTCGCCGAATACCTCCGCTCGGCCGGGCGGCGCACCCAGCTGGCCTGGGCGCTGGAGGACCTGGCGGCGGCCCGGGCGGCCACCGGACGGATCGCCGAGGCCCGGCCGGCCCTGGCCGAGGCACTGGAGCTGTACCGGGGCATGGGCGCGCTGGCCGAGGCCCGGCGGGCCGAGCACCGGCTGCGCGCGACGGGCGTCGACGCGGTCGTCCGGCACCGGGCCGGGCGGCGGCGGGCTGCGGCCGGCTGGGAGGCGCTGACGCCCACCGAACTGACGGTGGCCCGGCTGGTCGGCCAGGGTCTGTCCAACCCGGAGACCGCCGCCCGGCTGGGCGTCTCCGCGCGAACGGTGCAGACCCACGTATCCAGCATCCTGACGAAGCTCGGCGCCACCTCCCGGGTTGCCATCGCCCGGGAACTCGCCCTCCGCGCCGAGGGTCCGGGCGCGCGCTGA